One part of the Streptomyces lienomycini genome encodes these proteins:
- a CDS encoding ABC transporter permease — translation MSQVLDPPSPTAAGAAPAAAGQDLAALAARHGLTVSGARPSLPQYVRQLWARRHFIGAFSTAKLTAQYSQAKLGQVWQVMTPLLNAAVYYFIFGLLMDTKRGVEDFVPFLVTGVFVWTFTQSSIMAGTRAISGNLGLVRALHFPRAALPVSFCLQQLQQLLFSMAALVVILLAFGVPPSPSWMLAVPALVLQFLFNAGVAMVMARVGSKIPDMAQLMPFLLRTWMYASGVMFSIDSMTGPDSGLPSWVGTVLQLNPAVVYIDLMRFALIDSFGGGQLPPHVWALALGWALVAGIGGFIYFWKAEETYGRG, via the coding sequence GTGAGCCAGGTCCTCGATCCACCGTCCCCGACAGCGGCCGGGGCCGCCCCGGCCGCCGCCGGCCAAGACCTCGCGGCCCTCGCCGCCCGCCACGGTCTGACGGTCAGCGGCGCCCGCCCCTCCCTGCCCCAGTACGTCCGTCAGCTGTGGGCACGCCGGCACTTCATCGGCGCCTTCTCCACCGCCAAGCTCACCGCCCAGTACAGCCAGGCGAAGCTGGGCCAGGTCTGGCAGGTGATGACGCCCCTGCTCAACGCGGCGGTGTACTACTTCATCTTCGGCCTGCTGATGGACACCAAGCGCGGCGTCGAGGACTTCGTCCCGTTCCTGGTCACCGGCGTGTTCGTGTGGACGTTCACGCAGAGTTCGATCATGGCGGGCACCCGGGCCATCTCGGGCAACCTGGGCCTCGTCCGCGCCCTGCACTTCCCGCGGGCGGCGCTGCCGGTCTCGTTCTGCCTCCAGCAGCTCCAGCAGCTGCTGTTCTCGATGGCCGCCCTCGTCGTCATCCTGCTCGCCTTCGGCGTGCCGCCCTCCCCGTCCTGGATGCTGGCGGTCCCGGCGCTGGTGCTGCAGTTCCTGTTCAACGCGGGCGTGGCGATGGTCATGGCCCGGGTGGGTTCCAAGATCCCCGACATGGCCCAGCTGATGCCGTTCCTGCTGCGCACCTGGATGTACGCCTCGGGCGTCATGTTCAGCATCGACAGCATGACCGGCCCGGACAGCGGCCTGCCGTCCTGGGTCGGCACCGTCCTGCAGCTCAACCCCGCCGTCGTCTACATCGACCTGATGCGCTTCGCGCTGATCGACTCCTTCGGGGGCGGCCAGCTGCCGCCCCACGTGTGGGCGCTCGCGCTGGGCTGGGCGCTGGTCGC